The following are from one region of the Mesorhizobium sp. B2-8-5 genome:
- a CDS encoding MarR family winged helix-turn-helix transcriptional regulator has translation MISGSDAVNDPEILELESFLPYRLYRLADAVSREFSRIYKERHGLTRPEWRTLSGLGQRGTMTATELGEQSAMHKTKVSRAVAELERRRWLTRTPDENDRRVEHLALTKAGLAAYREMVPLAKAFEQALLGRLSAEERTAIAKGVAALETSLASEWK, from the coding sequence ATGATAAGCGGAAGCGACGCGGTCAACGACCCTGAAATCCTCGAACTGGAAAGCTTCTTGCCCTACAGGCTCTATCGGCTTGCCGATGCGGTCAGCCGCGAATTCTCCCGGATTTACAAGGAGCGCCACGGCCTGACCCGACCGGAATGGCGCACGCTGTCAGGCCTCGGCCAGCGCGGCACGATGACGGCGACGGAGCTCGGCGAGCAGTCGGCCATGCACAAGACCAAGGTGTCGCGCGCGGTGGCCGAGTTGGAGCGACGGCGTTGGCTGACGCGAACGCCGGACGAGAACGACCGCCGCGTCGAGCATCTAGCGCTGACCAAAGCGGGGCTCGCGGCCTATCGCGAGATGGTGCCGCTGGCGAAGGCGTTTGAGCAGGCGTTGCTGGGGAGGTTGAGTGCGGAGGAACGGACGGCGATAGCGAAGGGCGTGGCTGCGCTGGAGACCAGTCTGGCATCTGAATGGAAATAG
- the tdh gene encoding L-threonine 3-dehydrogenase encodes MSNMMKALVKAKAEPGIWMEEVPVPEIGPNDVLIKVKKTAICGTDVHIYNWDQWAQKTVPVPMVTGHEFVGTVADYGAAVTEYKVGQRVSGEGHIVCGHCRNCRAGRGHLCRNTLGVGVNRPGAFGEYLAIPQHNVVPIPDDVPDEIAAIFDPLGNAVHTALSFDLVGEDVLVTGAGPIGIMGALVAQCVGARKVVITDINPVRLDLARKLGVQHVVDASKEKLRDIMPSIGMTEGFDVGLEMSGAAPAFRDMIDTMNNGGKIAILGIAPTGFEIDWNKVIFKMLHLKGIYGREMFETWYKMIALVQGPLDVSGLITHRIGIDDFQVGFDAMRSGSSGKVVMDW; translated from the coding sequence ATGTCCAACATGATGAAGGCGCTGGTGAAAGCCAAGGCCGAGCCGGGCATCTGGATGGAAGAGGTGCCGGTGCCGGAGATCGGCCCCAACGATGTGCTGATCAAGGTCAAGAAGACCGCGATCTGCGGCACCGACGTCCATATCTACAATTGGGACCAGTGGGCGCAGAAGACGGTGCCGGTGCCGATGGTGACGGGCCACGAATTCGTCGGCACCGTTGCCGACTACGGCGCCGCGGTCACGGAATATAAGGTCGGCCAGCGCGTCTCGGGCGAAGGCCATATCGTCTGCGGCCATTGCCGCAACTGCCGCGCGGGCAGGGGGCATCTCTGCCGCAACACGCTGGGCGTCGGCGTCAACCGCCCCGGCGCCTTCGGCGAGTATCTGGCCATCCCGCAGCACAATGTCGTGCCGATCCCCGACGACGTGCCGGACGAGATCGCGGCGATCTTCGATCCGCTCGGCAATGCGGTACACACCGCATTGTCCTTCGATCTCGTCGGCGAGGACGTGCTGGTCACCGGCGCCGGGCCGATCGGCATCATGGGCGCGCTGGTCGCGCAATGCGTCGGCGCGCGCAAGGTCGTCATCACCGATATCAACCCGGTGCGGTTGGATCTGGCGCGAAAACTCGGCGTCCAGCACGTCGTCGACGCCTCGAAGGAAAAGCTACGCGACATCATGCCGTCGATCGGCATGACCGAAGGTTTCGACGTCGGGTTGGAGATGTCGGGCGCCGCCCCCGCCTTCCGCGACATGATCGACACCATGAACAATGGCGGCAAGATCGCCATCCTCGGCATCGCGCCCACCGGCTTCGAGATCGACTGGAACAAGGTGATCTTCAAGATGCTGCATCTGAAAGGCATCTACGGCCGCGAGATGTTCGAGACCTGGTACAAGATGATCGCCCTGGTGCAAGGCCCGCTGGATGTCTCGGGGCTTATCACGCATCGGATCGGGATCGACGATTTCCAGGTCGGATTCGACGCGATGCGCAGCGGCAGTTCGGGCAAGGTGGTTATGGATTGGTAG
- a CDS encoding SRPBCC family protein, translating into MTIDVTSRIEIARPRAVVAAFSADPDNVPRWYVNIKSVEWKTPRPAQVGSRIAFVAQFLGRRLVYTYEIVDLVQGERLVMRTAEGPFPMETSYAWRDTREGATHMALRNRGIPTGFSRLVAPFIALAVRRSTDRDLLRLKNILEAAH; encoded by the coding sequence ATGACGATCGATGTCACGAGCAGGATCGAGATCGCCAGGCCACGCGCGGTCGTCGCCGCCTTTTCCGCCGATCCGGACAACGTGCCCCGCTGGTACGTCAATATCAAATCGGTCGAATGGAAGACGCCCCGACCCGCGCAGGTAGGATCGAGAATTGCATTCGTGGCGCAGTTCCTCGGACGGCGGCTTGTTTACACCTACGAAATTGTAGATCTCGTGCAGGGCGAGCGGCTGGTGATGCGAACTGCCGAAGGACCATTTCCCATGGAAACGAGTTATGCATGGCGCGATACCCGAGAAGGCGCTACCCATATGGCGCTCCGGAACCGCGGCATCCCGACAGGCTTTTCCCGTCTCGTGGCACCGTTTATCGCCCTAGCCGTTCGGCGTTCGACCGATCGAGACTTGCTCCGGCTGAAGAACATTCTGGAGGCGGCGCACTGA
- a CDS encoding glycine C-acetyltransferase, with the protein MSKAFLSHIDSELQGLKSAGLYKSERVISSMQSAEIEVGGERVLNFCANNYLGLADSPDLRDAAKHALDRYGYGMASVRFICGTQEEHKQLEATISSFLGMDDTILYSSCFDANGGLFETLLGEEDAIISDALNHASIIDGVRLSKAKRFRYANNDMADLEARLKEAKDCRFRLIATDGVFSMDGIIANLHGVCDLAEKYDAMVMVDDSHAVGFVGKNGRGSAEHCGVESRVDIITGTLGKALGGASGGYTSGKSQVVDWLRQRSRPYLFSNTLMPAIAGASIRVFDLIRHGDALRERLYANADRFRSKMGKLGFTLAGADHPIIPVMLGDAALAQEMAARMLKRGIYVIGFSFPVVPKGQARIRTQMSAAHSSADIDRAVAAFGDVGKELGVIA; encoded by the coding sequence ATGAGCAAAGCATTCCTTTCCCACATCGACAGCGAGCTCCAGGGCCTCAAATCGGCCGGGCTCTACAAGTCCGAGCGGGTGATTTCCTCGATGCAGTCCGCCGAGATCGAGGTCGGCGGCGAAAGGGTGCTGAACTTCTGCGCCAACAACTATCTCGGCCTCGCCGATAGCCCGGATTTGCGCGACGCGGCAAAGCACGCGCTCGACCGCTACGGCTATGGCATGGCCTCGGTGCGCTTCATCTGCGGAACGCAGGAGGAGCACAAGCAGCTCGAGGCGACGATCTCGTCTTTCCTCGGCATGGACGACACCATCCTCTACTCCTCCTGCTTCGACGCCAATGGCGGCCTGTTCGAGACGCTGCTCGGCGAGGAGGACGCCATCATTTCGGACGCGCTGAACCACGCCTCGATCATCGATGGTGTCAGGCTTTCCAAGGCCAAGCGCTTCCGCTACGCCAACAACGACATGGCCGATCTCGAAGCGCGGCTGAAGGAGGCGAAGGACTGCCGCTTCCGGCTGATCGCCACCGACGGCGTGTTCTCGATGGACGGCATCATCGCGAATTTGCACGGCGTCTGCGACCTCGCCGAGAAATACGACGCCATGGTCATGGTCGACGACAGCCATGCGGTCGGCTTCGTCGGCAAGAACGGCCGCGGCTCGGCCGAGCATTGCGGGGTCGAGAGCAGGGTGGACATCATCACCGGCACGCTCGGCAAGGCGCTGGGCGGCGCCTCCGGCGGCTACACGTCAGGCAAAAGCCAGGTGGTCGACTGGCTGCGCCAGCGTTCACGGCCCTATCTCTTCTCCAACACGCTGATGCCGGCGATCGCCGGCGCCTCGATCAGGGTGTTCGACCTGATCCGTCATGGCGACGCCCTGCGCGAGCGCCTATATGCCAATGCGGACCGGTTCCGCTCCAAGATGGGCAAGCTCGGCTTCACGCTGGCGGGCGCCGATCATCCGATCATCCCGGTGATGCTGGGCGACGCCGCACTGGCGCAGGAGATGGCCGCGCGCATGCTGAAGCGCGGCATCTATGTCATCGGCTTCTCCTTCCCGGTGGTGCCGAAGGGCCAGGCCCGCATCCGCACGCAGATGTCGGCCGCCCATTCCAGCGCCGATATCGACAGGGCGGTCGCGGCCTTCGGCGACGTGGGAAAAGAACTGGGTGTAATCGCTTGA
- a CDS encoding putative bifunctional diguanylate cyclase/phosphodiesterase — MSQQPVHSVSRKLILLIKTGYWLALAIIAAMVVASFILLQQLMAQQQHNHALLDIVSTQKALSQRIVFLASATGAASRDKQPALVTALKQATGEFETNYDRLLKETGADPLSPARNDPKSIEYVLFSKPFHLDYFSIGLVANGDRLVSSFASQLGMQNDGYKGSGERVGLDASVANATMSGYAALGQRISAFADEKSSNILDLHRTLFFATLGVIVLVALFIFRPMSNAILRKTRELVDARNSMAFIAVHDGLTGLHNRTFLTDHFETLIKGAHRRRERLAVIQLDLDRFKQINDTLGHAAGDYVLVVTAQRMRDSCRASDLCARLGGDEFVMILNGAGTTEDIHALAKRILDEINEPITFQGTTVMPGASAGIAVYPVDADNAQDLLVHADLALYSAKKLGGGNFSFFSEELRRELDYRKQLEQDIRTAIANRSFEVYFQPQVSLTSGKISGIEALVRWKHETRGMISPGEFIPVAEKCGFMPDIGRIVIGKAIEEAAEWDRAGIDFGRIAVNVSGTELRESDFDTFLFGTLERAGLRPQKLALEIVESVILDDEKTGIAAKLRHIRAAGVHLELDDFGTGYASLSHVNPNEIDRLKIDRRFVQNINENGDNSKIVRAITELARGLGISIVAEGAETEAELDSLMAIGCDQVQGYSIAFPMPQDKAREWLLARSPKKAKLKVLQGSLA; from the coding sequence ATGTCGCAGCAGCCAGTGCATAGCGTTTCGCGCAAGCTGATCCTGCTCATCAAGACCGGCTACTGGCTGGCGCTGGCGATCATCGCCGCCATGGTGGTGGCCTCCTTCATTCTTCTGCAGCAATTGATGGCGCAGCAGCAGCACAATCATGCGCTGCTCGACATCGTCTCGACGCAGAAGGCGCTGTCGCAGCGCATCGTCTTCCTGGCCAGCGCCACCGGCGCCGCCTCGCGCGACAAGCAGCCGGCACTGGTCACCGCGCTCAAGCAGGCGACGGGCGAGTTCGAGACCAACTACGACCGGCTGCTCAAGGAGACCGGCGCCGACCCGCTCTCGCCGGCGCGCAACGACCCGAAGTCGATCGAATACGTCCTGTTCAGCAAGCCTTTCCACCTCGATTACTTCTCGATCGGCCTCGTCGCCAATGGCGACAGGCTGGTCTCGTCCTTCGCCTCGCAGCTTGGCATGCAGAACGACGGCTATAAAGGCAGCGGCGAACGCGTCGGCCTCGACGCCTCCGTCGCCAACGCGACGATGTCCGGCTATGCCGCGCTCGGCCAGCGCATCAGCGCCTTCGCCGACGAAAAATCCAGCAACATCCTCGACCTGCATCGCACGCTGTTCTTCGCCACGCTCGGCGTCATCGTGCTGGTGGCGCTGTTCATCTTCCGGCCGATGTCCAACGCCATCCTGCGCAAGACGCGCGAGCTGGTCGATGCCCGCAACTCGATGGCCTTCATCGCCGTGCATGACGGCCTGACAGGGCTGCACAACCGCACCTTCCTCACCGACCATTTCGAAACCCTGATCAAGGGAGCGCACCGCCGCCGCGAGCGCCTTGCGGTGATCCAGCTCGATCTCGACCGCTTCAAGCAGATCAACGACACGCTTGGCCATGCCGCCGGCGACTATGTGCTGGTGGTGACGGCGCAGCGCATGCGCGATTCCTGCCGCGCGTCGGATCTCTGCGCCAGGCTCGGCGGCGACGAGTTCGTCATGATCCTCAACGGCGCCGGCACCACCGAGGACATCCATGCGCTGGCCAAACGCATCCTCGATGAGATCAACGAGCCGATCACGTTCCAAGGCACGACCGTCATGCCCGGAGCCAGCGCCGGCATAGCGGTTTATCCGGTCGACGCCGACAACGCGCAGGACCTGCTCGTCCATGCCGATCTCGCGCTCTATTCCGCCAAAAAGCTCGGCGGCGGCAATTTCTCCTTCTTCTCCGAGGAACTGCGCCGCGAGCTCGACTATCGCAAGCAGCTCGAACAGGACATCCGTACGGCGATCGCCAACAGGAGCTTCGAGGTCTATTTCCAGCCGCAGGTGTCGCTGACCAGCGGCAAGATCAGCGGCATCGAGGCGTTGGTGCGCTGGAAGCACGAGACGCGCGGCATGATCTCGCCCGGCGAGTTCATTCCGGTCGCCGAGAAATGCGGCTTCATGCCGGATATCGGTCGCATCGTCATCGGCAAGGCGATCGAGGAAGCCGCCGAATGGGACCGCGCCGGCATCGATTTCGGGCGCATCGCCGTCAATGTCTCGGGCACGGAGCTGCGCGAGTCCGATTTCGACACCTTCCTGTTCGGCACGCTGGAGCGTGCCGGGCTGCGGCCGCAGAAGCTGGCGCTGGAAATTGTCGAATCCGTCATCCTCGACGACGAGAAGACCGGCATCGCCGCGAAGCTCCGCCACATCCGCGCCGCCGGCGTGCATCTCGAACTTGACGATTTCGGCACCGGCTATGCCTCGCTCAGCCACGTCAACCCGAACGAGATCGACCGGCTGAAGATCGACCGCCGCTTCGTCCAGAACATCAACGAGAACGGCGACAATTCCAAGATCGTGCGCGCCATCACCGAGCTTGCCCGCGGGCTCGGCATCTCGATCGTCGCCGAGGGTGCGGAGACTGAAGCCGAGCTCGACTCGCTGATGGCGATCGGCTGCGATCAGGTGCAGGGCTATTCAATCGCCTTCCCGATGCCGCAGGACAAGGCGCGCGAATGGCTTTTGGCGCGCAGCCCGAAAAAGGCGAAGCTGAAAGTGCTGCAAGGCAGCTTGGCTTGA
- a CDS encoding polysaccharide deacetylase family protein has product MPLRFILSLLLLVASPALAADRTVYLTFDDGPLNGTSNILDVLQAEQVPATLFMVGMHAEANATNRALLQRAKSMPLVTIGNHSYSHAYNHYRHFYGDTEGVVADMLRANAVLGLKPAVHARLPGRDVFRLPNYSKDDNSLGLAEAGREDPDYEFVAASGFWLYGWDHEWVHEDSGKPVQSVDHLISEIDHLFGYGHFAKPNKLILLMHDEMFQDTFDGKAKLTALIAALKLRHYAFGAIAGYD; this is encoded by the coding sequence ATGCCGCTTCGTTTTATCCTGTCGCTTCTGCTGCTTGTCGCGTCGCCGGCTTTGGCCGCCGACCGCACTGTATATCTCACCTTCGACGACGGGCCGCTGAACGGCACCAGCAACATCCTCGACGTGCTGCAGGCCGAGCAGGTGCCGGCGACGCTGTTCATGGTCGGCATGCATGCCGAGGCGAACGCCACCAACCGGGCACTGCTGCAGCGGGCGAAATCGATGCCGCTGGTGACGATCGGCAACCACAGCTACAGCCATGCCTACAATCACTACCGGCATTTCTACGGCGACACCGAAGGCGTGGTCGCCGACATGCTCAGGGCGAACGCCGTGCTGGGCTTGAAGCCGGCCGTGCATGCGCGGCTGCCAGGACGCGACGTGTTCCGGCTGCCCAATTACTCGAAGGACGACAATTCGCTCGGGCTGGCGGAGGCGGGGCGCGAGGATCCGGACTACGAGTTCGTCGCGGCGTCGGGCTTCTGGCTCTATGGCTGGGACCACGAATGGGTACATGAGGACAGCGGCAAGCCGGTGCAGAGCGTCGACCACTTGATCAGCGAGATCGATCATCTGTTCGGCTACGGTCATTTCGCCAAGCCGAACAAGCTGATCCTGCTCATGCATGACGAGATGTTCCAGGACACCTTCGACGGCAAGGCGAAGCTGACCGCGTTGATCGCGGCGCTCAAGTTGCGCCACTACGCCTTCGGCGCGATAGCGGGTTACGACTGA
- a CDS encoding type II toxin-antitoxin system VapC family toxin translates to MFLLDTNIISAMAPSKRNERTELADWLDRASDYLFLSVVTASEITSGIAKAEREGATTKTALLRQWWQAIEYLYGERILPLDLRTAHAAGLILDRARAHQPGFEDIAIAATAEVHGLTILTGNERHFAPLGVPMLNPLKVLPSLSDERSVQS, encoded by the coding sequence ATGTTTTTGCTGGACACCAACATCATTTCAGCAATGGCGCCGTCAAAAAGGAATGAGCGGACGGAGCTGGCAGATTGGCTCGATCGGGCCAGTGACTATTTGTTTTTGTCCGTAGTCACGGCCTCAGAGATCACCTCTGGAATCGCAAAAGCCGAACGCGAGGGCGCAACGACGAAAACAGCACTACTTCGTCAATGGTGGCAGGCAATTGAATATCTTTATGGCGAAAGGATACTGCCTCTCGATCTGCGCACGGCGCATGCTGCAGGCTTGATCCTTGATCGTGCCCGGGCGCATCAGCCAGGGTTTGAGGACATTGCGATCGCTGCGACGGCTGAAGTGCATGGCTTGACGATCCTGACGGGCAATGAGCGCCATTTTGCACCTCTCGGCGTGCCGATGCTCAATCCGCTGAAGGTGCTGCCGTCCTTGTCTGACGAGCGGTCAGTTCAGTCGTAA
- a CDS encoding type II toxin-antitoxin system Phd/YefM family antitoxin: MREIQLKDAKATLSAVVDKAVAGEPAIITRHGRKQAVILSFKEYERLSHVPSFGQLLAAFPGGEDDIAPRIHKPVRKVDL, from the coding sequence ATGCGGGAAATTCAACTGAAGGATGCCAAGGCAACGCTTTCGGCAGTAGTCGATAAGGCGGTTGCAGGAGAGCCTGCCATCATCACGCGGCATGGCCGCAAGCAAGCTGTGATCCTGTCGTTCAAGGAATACGAAAGGCTATCGCACGTGCCAAGCTTTGGACAGTTGCTGGCAGCGTTTCCGGGGGGCGAAGACGACATTGCCCCTCGCATCCACAAACCTGTGCGGAAGGTTGACCTGTAA
- a CDS encoding MarR family winged helix-turn-helix transcriptional regulator produces the protein MTPFDHPPVGMNLARTSKVVAQAFDAAMVEAGGTLPVWVTLLSVKSKELANQRELAGMIGIQGATLTHHLNGMEAQGLLTRRRDPENRRVHQVALTEAGEALFEKLRLAAVAFDKRLRAGIPDDKLAEFTEVLAALRANVGGI, from the coding sequence ATGACACCGTTTGACCATCCGCCCGTCGGCATGAATCTCGCCCGCACCTCGAAAGTGGTGGCGCAGGCTTTCGATGCCGCGATGGTCGAGGCCGGCGGCACGCTGCCGGTATGGGTGACCTTGCTGTCGGTCAAGTCGAAGGAACTGGCGAACCAGCGCGAGCTTGCCGGGATGATCGGCATCCAGGGCGCGACGCTTACCCATCACCTCAACGGCATGGAGGCGCAAGGGTTGCTGACACGCCGCCGCGATCCGGAAAACCGCAGGGTCCACCAGGTGGCGTTGACGGAAGCCGGCGAAGCGCTGTTCGAAAAGTTGCGCCTCGCGGCGGTCGCCTTCGACAAGCGTCTGCGGGCTGGTATCCCCGATGACAAGCTCGCCGAATTCACGGAGGTGCTTGCCGCGTTGCGGGCGAATGTGGGAGGCATCTAG
- a CDS encoding FAD-dependent oxidoreductase — MTSNDPLLQPYQLKHLTLKNRVMSTSHEPAYSEDGMPKERYRLYHAEKAKGGMALTMTAGSAIVSRDSPAAFGNLHVYDDRIVPWLAELADACHEHDCKVMIQITHLGRRTGWNKADWLPVLSASPVREPAHRAFPKTIEEWDIERIVADYASAAQRCQAAGLDGIEFESYGHLMDGFWSPLTNHRDDEFGGSLDNRLRFTDMVLDAVRAAVGKEFIIGIRMVADEDFEKGISKEVGVEIARRLANSGKVDFLNIIRGTIETDASLTKVIPVTGMRSSPHLDFAGEVRAATKFPTFHAARISDVATARHAIAAGKLDMVGMTRAHIADPHIIRKVMEGREHEIRPCVGATYCLDRIYEGGEALCVHNAATGREATIPHIIAKSEGPKKKVVVVGAGAGGLEAARVAAERGHQVTVLEASSQAGGQVRLATQNPRRKELIGIIDWRLAELDRLGVEIRYDTWAEKDDVLALSPDVVIVATGGMPQNPPLTAGDNLVTSSWDIMAGSVKPAENVLLYDDNGGHQGMGAAELIANSGSKLELVSPERFFAPEMGGLNHVPYMRAFHEKGVTVTINTRLRSVRREGNQLVAELASDFADGWRGERRIDQVVVEHGTVPLDDLYLSLKPLSKNGGAVDYERLVSGGDIFPARNAEGGFVMFRIGDAVASRNIHAAIYDGIRFGIRI; from the coding sequence ATGACCAGCAACGACCCGCTTCTCCAACCTTACCAACTCAAGCATCTGACGCTGAAGAACCGGGTGATGTCGACCAGCCATGAACCGGCCTATTCCGAGGACGGCATGCCGAAGGAGCGCTACCGGCTCTACCACGCCGAAAAGGCCAAGGGCGGCATGGCGCTGACCATGACGGCGGGCTCGGCGATCGTTTCGCGCGACAGCCCGGCCGCCTTCGGCAATCTGCATGTCTATGACGACCGCATCGTGCCGTGGCTGGCTGAGCTCGCGGATGCCTGCCATGAGCATGACTGCAAGGTGATGATCCAGATCACCCATCTCGGTCGCCGCACGGGCTGGAACAAGGCCGATTGGCTACCGGTGCTGTCAGCCTCGCCGGTGCGCGAGCCGGCGCATCGCGCCTTCCCGAAGACCATCGAGGAGTGGGACATCGAGCGCATCGTCGCCGACTATGCTTCGGCCGCGCAGCGCTGCCAGGCGGCCGGCCTCGACGGCATCGAATTCGAATCCTACGGCCATCTGATGGATGGCTTCTGGTCGCCGCTGACCAACCATCGCGACGACGAGTTCGGCGGCTCGCTCGACAACCGGTTGCGCTTCACCGACATGGTTCTGGATGCGGTGCGCGCCGCGGTCGGTAAAGAATTCATCATCGGTATTCGCATGGTTGCCGACGAGGATTTCGAAAAGGGCATCTCGAAGGAGGTGGGCGTCGAGATCGCCAGGCGGCTCGCCAATTCCGGCAAGGTCGATTTCCTCAACATCATCCGCGGCACGATCGAAACCGATGCGTCGCTGACCAAGGTCATTCCGGTGACCGGCATGCGCTCATCGCCGCATCTCGATTTCGCCGGTGAGGTGAGGGCGGCGACGAAGTTCCCGACCTTCCACGCGGCGCGTATTTCCGACGTCGCCACCGCCCGCCACGCCATCGCCGCCGGCAAGCTCGACATGGTCGGCATGACGCGCGCCCATATCGCCGATCCGCACATCATCCGCAAAGTGATGGAGGGCCGCGAGCACGAGATCCGCCCCTGCGTCGGCGCCACCTATTGCCTCGACCGCATCTATGAGGGCGGCGAGGCGCTTTGCGTCCACAACGCCGCGACCGGCCGCGAGGCGACCATTCCGCATATCATCGCCAAGAGCGAGGGACCGAAGAAGAAAGTCGTGGTGGTGGGCGCTGGCGCCGGCGGCCTGGAGGCCGCCCGCGTCGCAGCCGAACGTGGCCATCAGGTGACTGTGCTGGAAGCCTCAAGCCAGGCCGGAGGACAGGTGCGCTTGGCAACCCAGAACCCGCGCCGCAAGGAACTGATCGGCATCATCGACTGGCGATTGGCCGAGCTCGACCGTCTCGGCGTTGAAATCCGCTACGACACCTGGGCCGAGAAGGACGATGTCCTGGCGCTGTCGCCGGATGTGGTGATCGTCGCCACCGGTGGCATGCCGCAGAACCCGCCGCTGACGGCCGGCGACAATCTGGTGACCTCGAGCTGGGACATCATGGCCGGGAGCGTCAAACCGGCCGAGAACGTGCTGCTCTACGACGACAATGGCGGCCATCAGGGCATGGGCGCCGCCGAGCTGATCGCCAACAGTGGCTCGAAGCTGGAATTGGTTTCGCCCGAGCGCTTCTTCGCGCCGGAAATGGGCGGCCTGAACCACGTGCCCTATATGCGCGCCTTCCATGAGAAAGGCGTCACCGTCACCATCAACACCCGCCTGCGTTCGGTTCGCCGCGAGGGCAACCAGCTCGTCGCCGAGCTGGCGTCGGACTTCGCCGACGGCTGGCGCGGCGAGCGGCGCATCGACCAGGTGGTGGTCGAGCACGGCACCGTGCCGCTCGACGATCTTTATCTGTCGCTCAAACCCCTGTCGAAGAACGGCGGCGCGGTCGACTATGAGCGGCTGGTGAGCGGCGGCGACATCTTCCCCGCGCGCAATGCCGAAGGCGGCTTCGTGATGTTTCGCATCGGCGACGCTGTCGCCTCGCGCAACATCCACGCCGCCATCTATGACGGCATACGGTTCGGGATCAGGATCTGA
- the queF gene encoding preQ(1) synthase yields the protein MTDAKNLTQLGKHVETPQSPDQAVLETVPFQRGDGPPAIVRFTCPEFTSLCPVTGQPDFAHIVIDYAPDRTLVESKSLKLFMTSFRNHGAFHEECTVMIGRRIVEATKPLWLRVGGYWFPRGGIPIDVFWQTGAPPKDVWLPDTGVAPYRGRG from the coding sequence ATGACCGACGCCAAGAACCTCACCCAGCTCGGCAAGCACGTCGAGACGCCACAGAGCCCCGACCAGGCGGTCCTGGAGACCGTGCCGTTCCAGCGCGGCGACGGCCCGCCGGCGATCGTGCGTTTCACTTGCCCGGAATTCACCTCGCTCTGTCCGGTCACCGGCCAGCCCGATTTCGCCCACATCGTTATCGACTACGCACCCGACCGGACGCTGGTGGAATCGAAATCGCTGAAGTTGTTCATGACCTCGTTCCGCAACCACGGCGCCTTCCATGAGGAATGCACGGTGATGATCGGCCGCCGCATCGTCGAGGCGACGAAGCCGCTCTGGCTGCGCGTCGGCGGCTACTGGTTCCCGCGCGGCGGCATCCCCATCGACGTCTTCTGGCAGACCGGCGCGCCGCCCAAGGACGTATGGCTGCCGGATACCGGCGTCGCGCCTTATCGCGGCAGGGGCTGA
- a CDS encoding DUF3828 domain-containing protein, with the protein MKPIVLAAAMSIALPGAALAGPASNAVKFFYVPEVKFEADAKYRDRFTEPVTRLFEANDKAQKEKPDEVSCIDFDPGLDAQDFDQKTLSKTLKLAETVNGDTAEVTTNFNLFPEGDDSKREMVWSLKKVDGKWKIADITSKTSGWKLSALECGASTE; encoded by the coding sequence ATGAAGCCGATAGTGCTTGCCGCTGCCATGTCGATTGCGTTGCCCGGCGCCGCGCTTGCCGGGCCGGCGTCCAACGCCGTGAAGTTCTTCTACGTGCCGGAAGTGAAGTTCGAGGCGGACGCCAAATATCGCGACCGCTTCACCGAGCCGGTCACCAGGCTGTTCGAAGCCAACGACAAGGCGCAGAAGGAGAAGCCCGACGAGGTGTCCTGCATCGATTTCGACCCGGGCCTCGACGCCCAGGATTTCGATCAGAAGACCCTGTCGAAGACGCTGAAGCTCGCCGAGACCGTCAATGGCGACACCGCCGAGGTGACGACAAACTTCAATCTTTTCCCGGAAGGCGATGACTCCAAACGCGAAATGGTGTGGTCGCTGAAGAAAGTGGACGGCAAGTGGAAGATCGCCGACATCACCTCCAAGACCAGCGGCTGGAAGCTCAGTGCGCTGGAATGCGGCGCCTCGACGGAGTGA